CGCGCTCCGCCAGGTAGACCTTCATGAGGCTCTGGTACGGGACGTCTTGCTCGTTCGCGAGCCGCTTCAGGTCCGTGAGCAGCGTCTCGGGCAAGCGCATCGAGATGGGGGTGGTCGTGGGCTTCAGGTTGGGGAAGACGACACGACGCGCCTGCGTCCAATCGAAGTACTCCGTCGTATCCGCCGTGGCCCAGAACTTCTGCTCAGCGGCTTCGGTCGCAAACTTCGGGATCGGCTTGAGCTTAGGCTTCGGCATATCGCTGACGCTCCTTCCGGTTCATGTCGCGCGCGGACAGAGGGCGGATCCGGTCGCCCCGCAGGGTGAAGACAATCGCAAGGGTCCGCCCCTCCGCGGTCTGGCCCCACGCGGCCCACCGCTCTTCGACCTTCGAATGCCGAGGGTCCGGGGCAATGAGCAGGGGCTCGTGAAAGAACACCTGCTCGCATTCCCCAGGTGTGACCTGATGGCGCGCCACGACCTTGGGAGCATTGCCGGCGTCCCACTCAAAGCCCGTGCACTGGGCCAATCGGTCAAAGATGTCGGCGGCCACGGTGGATGTATATACCCGGTCTATACGAGGCGCAAGAGTCCGGCGATAGGCCTAACGTGTATTGGACCCGCAGCCCCTGCGGCCCAATCCTGAAGAACGGTAGCGCCTGCAGCCTAATCGGGAAACCTGGCGGCTGGTTTCACCGGTCGAATCGCCGCAGGGGCTTCCAGGTCGCCGGAGAAGCTGCACCCCTGCCAGGAACGACCACCTTCCCCGCCCCGTCAGGCCTCGAATTCCCCGAAGGAAGCGCGATTTCGACCTCCTCGCCTGCAGGGGTGTCGATTTATCCTGCGAAGCGAGGGGCGCTACTGTGGACGCGCTGGGAAGCTGGAGGGCCGAGGACGGTTGCGTTCACGGCCTCACCGACCAAACCACCCGACCACGAACGCCGCGACGTTGGGGAAGGTGGCGGTGATCTGGCACGACAAACGGGGGCGCCCCCGCCTTGCGGCGCGAGCCGGGCGGTGCGATCCTCAGGGGATACGCCATACTGACCGCACCCCCACCACCTTCCGCGAGTCTCGCCCAATGCGCCTTGCCCGACCGACCGTCCTTACCCTGGCCACCCTGCTCGTCACTGCCTGCGGCAGCGACTCCGGCACCAATTCCGGCGATGACAACACCATGTCCGCCACCGTTGCTGGCACGGCCTGGAGCGGCACGCTCGCGGTGCAGGGCACGCACGGCGGCAACGTGCTCGCCGTGAGCGGCACCAACGGCACCTACCAGATCCAGCTGACCATCCCGGGCGTCGCCGCGACCGGCACCTTCAATGTCGGACCCGGCAACCTCGGTGTCGCGCAGCTGGTGCAGGTCACCACCGGCACCCCGGCGTGGACCTCCTCGCTCGTTGGGGGCGCGGGCTCGATCACCGTGACGACGCTGACCGCCACCCGCGCGGCCGGCACCTTTACCTTCACCGCCGCCGCCTCGCCGGGGACCTCCGCCACGGGAACGCGGTCGGTGACGAACGGGTCGTTTGATGTGCAGTTCTGAGGGGTCGTAGGTCGTAAGTCGTAGGTCCTGAACGCCGTCATCCCG
The DNA window shown above is from Gemmatimonadota bacterium and carries:
- a CDS encoding BrnA antitoxin family protein, which encodes MPKPKLKPIPKFATEAAEQKFWATADTTEYFDWTQARRVVFPNLKPTTTPISMRLPETLLTDLKRLANEQDVPYQSLMKVYLAER
- a CDS encoding BrnT family toxin, with product MFDRLAQCTGFEWDAGNAPKVVARHQVTPGECEQVFFHEPLLIAPDPRHSKVEERWAAWGQTAEGRTLAIVFTLRGDRIRPLSARDMNRKERQRYAEA